The segment GCGCTATCAATCACGTGAGTGATGCTCGCAACGGTGAAATCCTTATCCTCGTCTAAAGACCACAAAAAAGTGTCGCAACCATTCTCACTAGGAGTGAATCCCCGTATGCGGTCACAAAACCGAGTCCAATTTGGACTGGCTGCTGCCGCGGCAGTGTTGGGGAAGCCGTGAGTAGATCCGGCTGAAAAAAGGCCTCCAAAATCCCACCTAACCGAACCTCCTATCCGCACTAACACCTCCGGCACCGTACAATGCTTCCAATTTGACAATTCAAACAAGTCCGGGAATTCCGTGCAAAGTGGTTGTTCTCCCAACCATTTATTGAGCCAAAAAAGAACATCCATTCCATTTTTGCAAAAGCAATTGAAACATCCGGAGAAATCGTTATCAATAATGTTATCCAACAAATTGTTCGTGCACATATCTCTCCACCAAATGGAATCATCGCTTCTATGAAAAGCACCCCCAATCTCTTGAATTCTTGTTTTATGACAAGCATACCTCACCTTAAAAAATCTTTGCCAAATAGCTTCATTATCATGGaggattctccacttccatttcaaAAGGAGAGCTTTGTTCATTTCTCTTACATCTCTAACCCCCAAACCACCCTTCGCCTTAGGCCTACACACCACCTCCCACTTAACCCAATGaatgctcctattttcaaactttccaCTCCATAAAAACTCACTTTGAATTTTCCTTATTGTTTTGGCGATATTCCCAGGAATCTTGAAAAAGGAGAGAGTAAAAATAGGAATGGAATTCAAAACCGAATTGATTAATGTTACTCTACCACCCATTGAAATGTTTCTTCCCTTCCACGAGGAAAGCCGCCTCTTTATATTATTGACCATTTCCAACCACACCTTCTTCCTTCTAGGATTATCCCCCAACATGATTCCAAGAAACTTGAAAGGAGCCACTCCTTTCTTAGAAGAGAGAAAAGTCAATGCGACATTCATGTACCACTCACCAACATTCACCCCTATAATATTGCTTTGTGGAAAAATTAATCCTCAACCCGGAAACCAATTCAAACCCTCTCAATATCACCTTCATATTCTAAATATTATCACAAGACGCTTCACCGAGAATaatagtgtcatccgcaaattgtagaATGTCCACACTATCGGTCTCCCCGTACATAAAAGGTTTGAAGTTCCCCACCTctaccgacttcttcactaaaGCGGTCAATCCTTCCATGGCAAGGACAAAGAGAAATGGAGACAAAGGATCTCCTTGTCTTAATCCTCTTTGCACCTTAAACTCTTTAGTAGCGCTTCCATTAACCAACACGGAAATATGATTGTTAAAAATACAAGcatccatccacttcatccaccTAGAGCCAAAACCCATCCTCAACAAAGTTTCTCTAAGGTATTGCCAAGATACGGAATCATACGCCTTTTCAAAGTCCTCCTTGAGAAGGAGACAACTTCTTTTCTTCCTCCTCGCCCAATCTAAAATTTCATTGACCAAAAGAACACCATCCATCATGTTCCTTCCCGGAACAAAAGCGGTTTGATTGGTAGACACCAAATTCCCAATGACCTCCTTCAATCTAGCCGCTAAAATTTTCGCAATATTTTGTAGATGCTACCCACCAAACAAATGGGACGATACTCGCCTAAAGATTGAGGGTTGTTGgtttttggaatcaaagaaagGAAAGATGAGGTGATAGATTTCACAAGAGAACCTTTAAGATAAAAGTCATTGCACATTTTCAAAACGTGTTATCTAAAAAATGCATCTCTTTCTCCGCCTCCTCTATATTAAGATCAATCCATCCAAACACCTCCTTATTCCATAAAGACAATTTGAGTTTTAGAGCCTTCATTTTTTCAACAAGACAATAGTCCCCCCTACCCTTCACCTCCAAAGAGTTCCACTCCCTCTCCACAAAAGAGAAAAAGTCCTTGTGACTAAACCAAAGATTATTGAATCTAAAAGGTTTGGGTCCCCAATTCCTTTTGTTGTCTCGAATCCAAATGGGAGCATGATCCGACACATCTCTTCCTCCTATAGTTTGTCCTTCAACCTTCCAATCATCAATGAAGGAAGGGGTCAACAAGAATCTATCCAATCTACTCATCGCGCTACCACACTTATTAGACCAAGTAAACTTCCCTCCAATCGTGGGTGGATCCaccaactccatctctttaatgaAATCTTTAAAGTCGTCCATCTCCCTTTTATAATTCTTCTTCGAAATACCTACTCTCTCCTCCGGAGATGTAACCATATTGAAGTCCCCTCCTAAACACCAAGAGCCAACAACACTCCTCCTCTTCAAATCCACAAGCTTCCTCCATGAGTTCATTCTGACCTTATGATCACAAGAAGCATAGATGTTGATGAAATATATTCTTTTGTTATCCTTTTCCACACACACACATAAATAACCATCTCCACGAAAACTGTAAATGAGATTGAACAAATCTTTCTTCCACATAATAAGAATACCTCCCGCCGACCCTTCGGCCTCTAAGTGAGACCACTCCACCCACTCATCACCCCACAACTCCTTAACATATTGATGATGGACATTCCTCAACTTGGTTTCTTGAATAAAAGCTACATCCACCCTACCTCTCTGAATATTAAAACCAATTCTCTTCCTCTTCACCCTCTTAGCTCCTCCTCTAATGTTTACAGAGAAAATGATCATTTCAACCCGTTGATAGACTCCTTCAAAGACTCCTTCTCTTTGTGACCCCTTAACTCCATCTCCTCCAATTTTTTAATTGGTTTGCAAAATTCTGAGAAGTTAGTGATCCCCAACATGTTCATAGACTTCCACAACCCCTCAGATGAAGCTCCTATGCCTCTCTTTAGC is part of the Vicia villosa cultivar HV-30 ecotype Madison, WI unplaced genomic scaffold, Vvil1.0 ctg.000121F_1_1, whole genome shotgun sequence genome and harbors:
- the LOC131624423 gene encoding secreted RxLR effector protein 78-like, whose translation is MDGVLLVNEILDWARRKKRSCLLLKEDFEKAYDSVSWQYLRETLLRMGFGSRWMKWMDACIFNNHISVLVNGSATKEFKVQRGLRQGDPLSPFLFVLAMEGLTALVKKSVEVGNFKPFMYGETDSVDILQFADDTIILGEASCDNI
- the LOC131624424 gene encoding uncharacterized protein LOC131624424, whose translation is MIIFSVNIRGGAKRVKRKRIGFNIQRGRVDVAFIQETKLRNVHHQYVKELWGDEWVEWSHLEAEGSAGGILIMWKKDLFNLIYSFRGDGYLCVCVEKDNKRIYFINIYASCDHKVRMNSWRKLVDLKRRSVVGSWCLGGDFNMVTSPEERVGISKKNYKREMDDFKDFIKEMELVDPPTIGGKFTWSNKCGSAMSRLDRFLLTPSFIDDWKVEGQTIGGRDVSDHAPIWIRDNKRNWGPKPFRFNNLWFSHKDFFSFVEREWNSLEVKGRGDYCLVEKMKALKLKLSLWNKEVFGWIDLNIEEAEKEMHFLDNTF